tataaatatattttaaaggtTTTATTGACGCAAGGCGGTGTAATGTATGTAAGAGCCTAATTGTGACACCCTGTTCCCAGAATGGTCAGTCCAattctcacccccccccccccccccccccgcacacaCAATgaattaattagggaataacagtgcgaggacccggtcttcactgcttGGTAATGAACGACCTGGTGGCTGGGCCGCTGTTAACGGACCATTGATAAATACttctttaaagaaataaacggctacaattttcaaaattttgtgacTCTTCTCGTGTAGAAACTTCCAGACATGTTGAGGGGGCATATTTTAGCTTTTGATGGCTCCCGCCTCTTTCATGTGCTAATCACATTACTGAGAATTTGAGACAGGTGACTTTGTATAAGAATGGTTTGTTAAACGCCCTCagtggggtcaaaggaggcagacgattggacgatagctgttctttgcgCGTTAAAAACATGCGCAGCAGTGTAGCGTCCCTGTCGTAGCAAGTTGCGTAAATGCAAGGGGTAATACATTTCAGATACGTACGCACATGTGCCAATAAAATAAGATGAATAACCTAACCCTGTGATTTGCCAAAAGCACAGACACtagttgtacacaatgtatgctggtgTAGTGGCCATTTATTCAAAATTTCCAGAGCCATTCATTTATCAATGCGTAAATTATGCACTAAATGTGTAAGAATACTGTATCTTGTGCAACAGTCACCTGAAGTCATTTTGATAGTGATAAATACAACATCAGATAATATGAGTAGATTTAATACTAACAATGAACTGACCCTTTTGTATTAACAGGGAAAGATCGTAAAATCAAAGATGGCTGCCAGTATCACAGTCACTTCAGTGCTTGATAAGATCAGTAAGGATCATCTAGAATGTCCAATATGCACCAATCGCTTCATCAATCCAACAATGCTAGACTGTCTACACGGCTTCTGCTTCACATGCCTCAAGGAGCTTCACCAACAAGATCCTAACAACTCCATCCTACTGTGTCCTCTgtgcagaaagaaaacaacactagAAGACAACAAGGTTGAAAGTCTACCTAAGGACTTTAAACTCAATGCCCTGGTGGATGAGTTTACTGTTCAGGAGCAACTCATGGAGGGTcatgggtcagaggtcaaatgTCAAGCCTGTGAAAGAGATCATATGGCTGTTTCCAGATGTATTGACTGTGACAATTTTATTTGTCAAGAATGTCAACAGGCACATCAGCATTTTGCTATTTTGAAATCACATCAAATCTATGCACTTGCTCAACTGCAATCAGGTGTAGTAACCTATCGCAGTAAGATCAGGGAGTACATTCCAAAGTGTGGCAAGCACAGTGATCAGACTCTGAACATCTACTGCAACACATGCCAGAAGTTAGAATGCACAACATGTACTGTTCTTGATCATGGAAATCCAAAGCATGACCTTATTGGCATACCTGAGGCTTTAGACCAATGCAAACAGGAAGTCGCAGAGCTGGTTGCAAAAGCTGAGAAGTGCAAGGTGGATATTCAAACTGCCATGGAACAAGCCAGTGAGTCTCGCAAGAAACTGGAATCTTCATATGCTGAAACCAATATGAAAATCTCCCAGAAGGCTGCCAAGGAGAGAGCAAAGATCACAGAAGAGGAAAAGCAGCTGAAGCAAGAGGCAGAGAGTGTTTACAAAGACAGAGTCCAGACATTTGAAACTGCAGAGGCAACCAATACAAAAGAAGTGACCCAGGTAGAGCACAAGCTGGGTGAAGTGAATCAGTTCATGACCCAAGCAAGCTCTCATGAGATTATGGATTTCAAGCTGAAACTTACAAACAATCTCGATGAACTAACTAAGAAACAAGGTGAGATTGTGTCTGACAGGTTTTCCTTTCTTGAGTTTGAAGAAGGTGAAAGGtcagtgggaagactggtgCTGGAAGATGAGCAACAAGCTAAAGCAGAGGCTCAGGCCAAGGAACATGAAACAATCCATACAAAACAGGAGTGGAAACTGAAGGAAAGTGTTAGTAAAATTGGGAACACAATATTTAAGTGGGCGAAATCGGTTGCAGCTTTCTCCGACAATGAAATAGTAGTACTAGATACAACACACAATgcattgttttcattaaaacCTCAATTAGCAGCAGACAAATCACAATCTACTCACTGCCTACAAAGATTAAAAGTCACAGGACTTACTAAACCAACAGCACTCACTGTGGACAATAATGATCACCTGTATGTGGTTGACAATAGAGAAGTCAAGGTTTTTAACAGGAAATATATGCTCCATCATCAGTTCCAGCTAAGTGGGAGAAAGCTCTCCCCATCATGCCTTGCAGTGGATGAAAACAATCTCATAGCAGTGGGTTATTCACAAGGGCTAATCTCACTCTACAACCCTGATGGATCACTCATCAGAACATTCTCTACTCCAGTAAAGGTAGACTATTTGACTTTATACAATGAGAGGATTATCTTCAACAGTAGTACAGATGATCCAGATTTACACTTAGTTGATTATCAGGGTGGAAAGGTGTTCTCAGTAGATATTGATCAGTCTGAAGGATCCTTTGGTTTGTGCTGTGGTAAAGATGGAAGTATCTTTGTTGCTCAATATAATGggacaacacaaaacaatagaATATGTCAGTACAGTCCTGATGGCAAGTACATTGGATGTGTCATTGAGGATTGTGGTAATGCCTATGACATCACATTCACACCATCTGGCAACCTTGTAGTAGCAGCATACACATCAGTAAAAATCTACCAAGTTGTTTCCCCAGTATAGTAAGACTTCACCTTGTAACATGCTAAAGTGAACGAACCAAAACAActaaaagcccttttcacacgacaaagTCAAACTAGGGTCCTTGGTCCCCGGTGCCAGTTGTCTTGACCAAGGACGTTAGTCAAACTCAAACAGGACCTTTCACACGGCGCAGAAACCAACGTCCCGTGTCTCGGAACATTCGTCTTTTGTGGTGCTAAAGGTCAACATTGTTCATCGCCATTTCACTGATATCCGCATCGCCAACGTATGTACCAATCATTTTTCTGCACTGTCGTGAATCGGCGGCCCCTaacaaagatttttgttttggacgAAGAATGAACGTGTAGTTGAGTTGCTCGAACCATTCACTCATGCTCCGACCACCAATTCCAAACAGAAAATGTAACAATCGATTATAAACTGGGGAGTGCAGATTCTTACCGATGAATGTTGTCATAAATCTGGCACGCATTTTGTTGCACActgaagtttttttatataaatatgtcGTTCTATGCTCGATCATGAAACTTATCGAACGAATGCTACGtaggcctactcctagaactatgctGGAATTTCAGGGAAAATCAAATTGATTTTCGAGAGTGAACTTTTTGAAACATGTCTCAACGATCTCATGCTAAACATTGAAAACTTGCTCTCTTGAAGGAGTCATGCACACGTTCTCATAAACATGCTCAAAGGTTTAACGTTATCGTACAACAGGGTCGAAcatcttgattttcttgcaCTATGTGTTTCTTCTTGCGCGCATGCGTAGTAGCTCCAGCCACACCAGGGTCCTTCGTTACGCAAGCAATGTTCATTCACACAGCACACACGGGCGATCGTGGTATAATTTTCACAACGTTGTGTTTTCAAGACGGAGGTCTGGACCTTGGTCTTAAAAAGACCACGGACCCGTGCCTATTTAAGCAGAGGTACCTTTCACACGATGTGGATTAAACAACGTTGTGTTCTTAAGACCAAGGACCCCCTGCTTATtttcctcgtgtgaaaaggccttaaaacaataatatcatAGCAAGCACATTACCCTagttcatgtacattgtacctttggttttgctGGAAGTAACGGTTTGAATACCTTGTGTTTGATTTATTAAAGAATCTGGACAATTAATTTCCTAATCCTGAATACAACCTTGAAGAGCATCCACAATCTCAGATGTCTGAAGCCAAAGGCAAAGAAGGCAATATGGCTCTATGTACATAAACGTTGTTTCAGAACAAAAATGGTGTAAATCTCCTAAATTACTGTTTACGTGAAATGCTTGCGaagatattttttaaacatcaacggaggttgaaggaacacgttgccttggattggacgagttggtctataaaaagcatttgtaactgtttgttataaaatgcatttggttggaaagatgttttacagGTAGAATAcatacaaatttgcctcgaaattgcgtggttttccttttactttgcgaactaacacggtcggccatttatgggagtcaatatttgactcccattggccgaccgtgttagtcatcgaggtaaaaggaaaactggcaatttcgtggcatgtttgtgtggatcattgtattctacttttacaacatcttatgctttttataacaaacggttacaaacgcttttcaaagaccaactcgaccgctcaaaggcagcgtgttcctatAAGATATTATGTTGTTCCACTGTGACTTTTATGCCAGATACAAATTTGTTGAGGAATCACGATTAGATACAAGACGAACTGTACAAACATACTCAATAACCAAAAATAaccttgttgcaccatggtcgcATGGACACAACAATTTCATCAGTGAAGCAGATTATGATGTACTTTTATAttacacctcttgcttgttctgttttctggttggctgaaacacggtcacatgCATGAGATTTACGCCACCAGGAACTAGACCTGCATTGAGACACTGTGTGTGTACGCTTTGCAGGAAATAGTTCCATGTGTGGGCAATACACTTAtaatttttgactggttacagcgccctctcttggcatGAATGATAGACTAGCAACTAAAAAGTTtctttcttatttcacatttttgaCCCaaggtgttataaaacaaattatggacTGGCACATTATGGACTGGCACATTATGGACTGGCCTTATTCAGTAaatagtgtacgtctattcctgtgagtgaccagaggagggacctatttccctcaGCCTTCAGCCTtaggaaataggtccctctcctggtcactcaaagtcccttggAGGAATAGACATGCAAtatttacctcattgccagtcaacaAGTGTTCAATAACATGTGAATGGCTTATAATGTACAATATAGTTCAACATGCACTAAAAGGCATGGTTGGTCAATAAGGTCACTTTCATAttaatagttattttttatttttaatgcctgtAAATGGGAATCAGAATGTACTAAAACTACTGTTTACATAAACTGATGATTATTGTAAATTTTCttttactactattattatattaaaacattCTATTTTGCTTGTACAATAAATTGTGACTAAAACACAATTCATCTCTATAATCTGCTCTAACAGACCTGTtcacttcgtttttgaaaagggcaagggcaccaaggcatttctccttggtaagggCACCATCAGCCAGGAGAAATTTTAGGTCATGCACAGTGTGGGATGTactttgtgtatgaaaagcccgGCTTGTATAttgtacttcctgcgaatgtgaagcgaattttgacgtcgcaagctgttttcatgttttcatattattatgtttCGCGTTGAGCAGGCGTTGTGGAGGCAACTGACACAAAATTActcgttgtgaatttgtgacgtcaaaatttgtatcgcattcacaggaatgtacatgtatgaaccgggctttatacaCAGAATACTGTGAAACGGTTAGGGATAGTGCAAGCTGCGCACAGGTGTGCAGAAATTGTGCAGGTGAAAATGTCAAGCATCACGGTGATGTGTGATGAGCGTGTCCATCCGCGACCCAATTAACACACCAGAGGGTGGgcaagggggagggggggcacTTTGAGGCAATCTGACACGTCTTACGACCTTGTCGcacaaggcaacttttacaggcatcTATAgatggagaccaaggacaaaacagaCACAAGAAAGTAAAAGGTCTTTAcaggggaattctaaagactgggcCCGTGCTCTACACAAGGacatttttgtgtaaaatgtaTGGGAAACTTGtgcagggacaaaggaaagaaaaaaagcacGCTCTTGAAAACATACATTTCAAGACGATTAAGCTTTCAGAGTTTTGGTGGGAATAGAAtatgctgagttcccttgatgggaaaatTATCTATAGCATactaaacaacaaataaacaagtaaacaagcctaaaaacaacaaaccctttttattttactatcACTACATCAGCAATATTCTAGACCACAAAACTGTCTAATTACTTACAGACAAAAAGTGTTGGACATAAAGTGAACAATAAGTGCATAAATTCCTTGATTTTATATTCTTGATGGCACCATGCAGCATGAGATCATTTGTATGTCACAATAAATGTTTATGgatcgtcaaaaaaaaaatatctgacAACAGAaagattttgtttggtttagaGTAATGTAACAACGCACAATGAGTTGTCAGTGGTCACTGATCCATTAAAACACTAATGGAAACCCAACACAAACACACATTGTACTTTGTACACTCTCTTGTAAAACAGTTGTCATGGTTATGGT
Above is a genomic segment from Asterias rubens chromosome 5, eAstRub1.3, whole genome shotgun sequence containing:
- the LOC117290690 gene encoding E3 ubiquitin-protein ligase TRIM33-like, giving the protein MAASITVTSVLDKISKDHLECPICTNRFINPTMLDCLHGFCFTCLKELHQQDPNNSILLCPLCRKKTTLEDNKVESLPKDFKLNALVDEFTVQEQLMEGHGSEVKCQACERDHMAVSRCIDCDNFICQECQQAHQHFAILKSHQIYALAQLQSGVVTYRSKIREYIPKCGKHSDQTLNIYCNTCQKLECTTCTVLDHGNPKHDLIGIPEALDQCKQEVAELVAKAEKCKVDIQTAMEQASESRKKLESSYAETNMKISQKAAKERAKITEEEKQLKQEAESVYKDRVQTFETAEATNTKEVTQVEHKLGEVNQFMTQASSHEIMDFKLKLTNNLDELTKKQGEIVSDRFSFLEFEEGERSVGRLVLEDEQQAKAEAQAKEHETIHTKQEWKLKESVSKIGNTIFKWAKSVAAFSDNEIVVLDTTHNALFSLKPQLAADKSQSTHCLQRLKVTGLTKPTALTVDNNDHLYVVDNREVKVFNRKYMLHHQFQLSGRKLSPSCLAVDENNLIAVGYSQGLISLYNPDGSLIRTFSTPVKVDYLTLYNERIIFNSSTDDPDLHLVDYQGGKVFSVDIDQSEGSFGLCCGKDGSIFVAQYNGTTQNNRICQYSPDGKYIGCVIEDCGNAYDITFTPSGNLVVAAYTSVKIYQVVSPV